The following proteins come from a genomic window of Aspergillus oryzae RIB40 DNA, chromosome 4:
- a CDS encoding uncharacterized protein (predicted protein) encodes MYRKKRSIPGLRNVSRRRETIFRKCSELSQFGVDVWVVICAGARSSVFRSSESELFGSLDRQIMRASHRPTWKGLRDYDRRLRERRPLRLIDRLEVDVPGIAGDQK; translated from the exons ATGTACcgaaagaagaggagcaTTCCAGGCCTTCGCAATGTCTCTCGGCGTCGGGAGACCATTTTCAGAAAGTGCAGCGAGCTCAGTCAATTTGGCGTTGATGTGTGGGTGGTAATCTGCGCTGGAGCTCGGAGCTCCGTTTTCCGATCTTCAGAATCTGAATTATTTGGCTCTTTAGACCGCCAAATA ATGCGTGCATCTCATCGCCCGACCTGGAAAGGACTCCGTGATTATGATAGGAGACTACGCGAACGCCGTCCCCTAAGGTTGATTGACCGGCTCGAAGTGGATGTTCCTGGTATCGCCGGTGACCAGAAATAG
- a CDS encoding uncharacterized protein (predicted protein), which yields MRPKRQQSWFQFVTEEVGASLIYDPNCLPQLIHLTDAPHRRHPALVSFLGRGKKDRALRSLFADNPSNSISTFGFRLRVDHRTLYSGRPILFTDGDPNQSPQPPDIGGLAGVEKIPIAWASSSGAQIVDTIVTRFLLPASHVVCIFAEDIGGLVGVQALLRRWIAIGPQATQPALRPRLLVVVETKEVTSGDESLGDAHLAGVLAPPSDAPEVFAGIHMLHVSSASVLSDEARYRPLKEELLKALDVMERDRSECGLHFSAAHLPGLLEKAIRHTAQAHDRTFNLIEKARPPPRPLEWTFHIGHFLRQGNKVAVEAQDIIISSSLMLDAFPPNMHEFHPIDLFRQRYWQPCLDALKPVVGGAAAVHRVQSLESRVINSHIDMINRGASALDLHQGQQEQHRPQHSLACGHALCDACVERYGQPPSRAESTYILEACPLCRQPCLTSIVLLPRTAAVRALTVDGGGIRGIVSLQILLTLQNLLGPHCPLPDLIDVAFGTSAGMSPPQPPPSPRGGGAVSFRPPAVPISRAWLTQCDCLYRRAQVATLLASSTAVDFFHGHVRSYAVSLTVGCTIQTRLNRFCEHTTVAQGDSLGRMYQRVPKSRSPPPPSMAQ from the exons ATGCGCCCCAAACGCCAACAGTCTTGGTTCCAATTCGTTACAGAGGAAGTGGGGGCATCCCTGATCTATGATCCGAACTGCCTACCACAGTTGATACACTTGACCGACGCACCACACCGGCGCCATCCAGCCTTGGTCTCATTCCTGGGCCGGGGTAAGAAGGATAGAGCGTTGCGTTCCCTCTTTGCGGACAACCCATCAAACAGCATCTCAACCTTCGGCTTCAGGCTACGCGTGGACCATCGCACACTATACTCTGGACGCCCGATTCTCTTTACAGATGGAGACCCCAACCAATCCCCGCAGCCGCCAGACATCGGTGGCCTGGCGGGCGTTGAAAAGATTCCCATTGCCTGGGCATCTAGCAGTGGCGCACAGATAGTCGACACCATAGTGACAAGATTTCTGCTACCAGCATCCCATGTAGTTTGCATCTTTGCTGAAGATATCGGCGGGTTGGTGGGGGTGCAGGCCCTCCTACGGCGCTGGATCGCTATCGGGCCACAGGCGACGCAGCCAGCACTCCGTCCACGCCTTCTCGTGGTAGTAGAGACGAAAGAAGTCACCAGCGGGGATGAGTCCCTTGGGGATGCCCACCTCGCTGGCGTTCTCGCCCCGCCATCCGACGCCCCCGAAGTCTTTGCTGGAATTCATATGTTGCATGTGTCGTCAGCCTCCGTGCTCTCGGATGAGGCCCGGTACCGGCCACTGAAAGAAGAACTGCTCAAAGCGCTGGATGTAATGGAGCGGGATCGGAGCGAGTGTGGGCTACATTTCTCGGCTGCTCATCTACCAGGGCTCTTGGAGAAAGCGATCCGACACACCGCGCAGGCTCATGACAGGACGTTCAATCTCATTGAAAAAGCCCGACCTCCGCCTCGTCCCTTGGAGTGGACGTTTCACATCGGTCACTTTCTGCGCCAAGGGAACAAGGTGGCAGTGGAGGCTCAAGACATTATCATATCCTCCAGCTTGATGTTAGATGCCTTTCCGCCAAACATGCATG AGTTCCATCCAATTGATCTTTTCCGACAGCGCTACTGGCAGCCGTGCCTCGATGCACTCAAGCCAGTGGTTGGCGGCGCAGCTGCCGTGCATCGAGTGCAATCCCTGGAGTCGCGGGTGATCAATAGTCATATTGACATGATTAATCGGGGTGCGTCGGCCCTAGACCTTCATCAAGGCCAGCAGGAGCAACATCG CCCGCAGCATTCCCTTGCCTGTGGTCATGCCCTCTGCGACGCCTGTGTCGAGAGGTATGGTCAACCACCATCGCGGGCAGAATCTACCTATATTCTTGAGGCTTGCCCGCTTTGCCGACAGCCCTGCCTGACGTCAATAGTCCTTCTGCCACGGACTGCGGCGGTGCGAGCCCTCACTGTCGACGGCGGCGGGATCCGTGGGATCGTTTCCCTCCAGATTCTGCTGACCCTTCAAAACTTACTGGGCCCGCACTGTCCACTGCCCGACCTAATCGACGTCGCATTTGGAACCAGTGCAGGTATGTCTCCCCCCCAAccccctccttccccccGGGGCGGCGGCGCTGTAAGCTTCCGACCTCCCGCTGTCCCCATCTCTCGAGCTTGGCTGACCCAGTGTGACTGCTTATATCGACGCGCACAGGTGGCTACATTGT TAGCCAGCAGCACGGCTGTCGATTTCTTTCATGGCCACGTCAGATCATACGCGGTGTCACTAACCGTGGGTTGTACGATACAAACCAGGTTGAATCGCTTCTGCGAACACACTACAGTTGCACAAGGCGACTCTTTGGGCCGGATGTACCAACGAGTACCAAAATCGcggtcaccaccaccacccagcATGGCCCAGTGA
- a CDS encoding uncharacterized protein (predicted protein) yields the protein MDSMDGAAAWLRFWNQADRSVRDASTRLDVLLTGPEPLLNAAHRMDDLIQQTIKQGVGDHGRQSLIRLLAQSLFFELTSAPHSENDGASYTCTGSIRCRVPGQTFLGALRRLDTSRKEYVLGSRPLGISVTEGSICPGCSRYCVPVRFSVSNMDDKIALSIRLADGQRYSIGGFPHPVRWFMHRQGLTPMYGFAGDGVNTRDDCQTCTKRILRRHGLRITQLQARRKLRIAHAIQHAT from the coding sequence ATGGACAGCATGGACGGTGCGGCCGCTTGGCTCCGCTTCTGGAATCAGGCCGATCGCTCAGTGCGAGACGCATCCACCCGGCTCGACGTGTTGCTTACAGGTCCTGAACCTCTCTTGAATGCTGCTCATCGAATGGACGACCTCATACAGCAGACCATCAAGCAGGGAGTGGGTGACCACGGCCGCCAAAGCCTCATACGTCTCCTTGCTCAAAGCTTGTTTTTCGAACTTACATCTGCCCCACATAGTGAGAATGATGGAGCATCATATACATGTACAGGTTCAATCCGATGTCGTGTTCCTGGGCAAACATTTCTTGGTGCTCTCCGCCGCTTGGATACCTCGCGAAAGGAGTATGTCCTTGGCAGCCGGCCCTTGGGCATTAGTGTGACCGAAGGCTCGATTTGCCCAGGGTGTAGCCGCTACTGCGTACCGGTGCGCTTTTCAGTTTCGAATATGGACGATAAGATCGCACTCTCGATTCGACTGGCAGACGGACAGCGGTACTCCATTGGAGGTTTTCCCCACCCAGTGCGGTGGTTCATGCACCGCCAGGGACTCACCCCCATGTATGGCTTTGCCGGCGACGGTGTCAATACTCGAGATGATTGTCAGACTTGCACCAAACGGATCCTTCGGCGCCATGGGCTCCGGATTACACAGCTGCAGGCTCGCAGAAAGTTGCGTATTGCTCATGCAATCCAACACGCTACCTAA
- a CDS encoding uncharacterized protein (predicted protein) codes for MGSELGVNPNSKPRVSYTPVSIWWVCWGCTWTTVIALGMAYLIAHRNTPALRVRGLALSLSAIVVLHIYWLSVQFGTMIGALMPGDVEYWIMGTYLPCGIALFHLSNSQFLYVAKLQRKYVNYDSRCIRPATSLRPKANVLCQFHRLGHTPKLFIIICISLLCQLTLTVLMWVISRKWHSSWGIPGTEVYGTEMEQKSEMGRGWEWWPSIFWQSFWSWIFAPIVLWKSRRIYDTQGWRVQTLGCAIANLHATPMWLVALYVPAMESVNQYWLPPQWICLSILVIEIFTIIIPCWEVRRRGASAERMSSLITQKKLQHKKAISRFNSLSPTSTIANTVTLDLETDNNSVDMISDARNNTLTLNSLDYILEQDPAPLQTFAALHDFSGENIAFLVSVSHWKSSLQQAIRNSTTPGGDCFTGLIREHFNRALRIYVDFISVYHAEFPVNISSKDLKRLEAVFEGPTRALYGDMRDVDPATPFEASDNSSKARLSPASLEGAEQVSQVTNIFYTGDVPETFSTTIFDDAQDSIKYLVLTNTWPKFVRTLQSLADSSDIVGIDMKTV; via the exons ATGGGGTCAGAACTCGGAGTCAATCCTAACTCTAAACCACGGGTGTCATACACGCCGGTGAGTATATGGTGGGTTTGCTGGGGATGTACCTGGACCACTGTTATCGCGTTAGGTATGGCCTATCTAATCGCCCATCGAAACACGCCTGCACTCCGAGTTCGAGGTCTAGCTCTATCGCTCTCTGCCATCGTTGTTCTCCATATTTATTGGTTATCTGTTCAGTTTGGAACTATGATTGGCGCGTTGATGCCTGGAGATGTCGAGTATTGGATCATGGGTACATATTTACCATGCGGCATTGCCCTTTTCCATTTATCCAACAGCCAGTTTCTCTATGTCGCTAAGCTTCAGAGAAAATATGTCAACTACGATAGCCGCTGTATCCGCCCTGCCACTAGCTTAAGGCCCAAGGCAAACGTGCTTTGTCAGTTCCACCGTCTTGGACATACTCCTAAgctctttattattatatgcATTTCTCTCCTGTGCCAG CTTACTCTTACGGTCCTAATGTGGGTGATATCTCGCAAGTGGCATAGCTCCTGGGGCATTCCTGGTACCGAGGTCTATGGCACCGAAATGGAACAGAAGTCAGAGATGGGTCGAGGGTGGGAGTG GTGGCCTAGCATATTCTGGCAATCCTTCTGGTCTTGGATTTTTGCCCCAATAGTCCTCTGGAAATCTCGCCGGATCTACGATACCCAAGGCTGGCGAGTCCAGACACTTGGTTGCGCTATCGCGAA TCTTCACGCCACCCCCATGTGGCTTGTCGCTCTTTATGTGCCCGCGATGGAGTCGGTCAATCAGTACTGGTTGCCACCACAGTG GATCTGTCTTTCTATTCTGGTAATAGAGATTTTCACCATCATTATTCCCTGCTGGGAGGTGAGGCGCCGTGGGGCTTCCGCCGAAAGGATGTCCAGCCTCATCACACAAAAGAAACTGCAGCACAAAAAGGCTATCTCACGATTTAATAGTCTCAGCCCGACCTCCACCATAGCCAATACGGTCACACTTGATTTGGAGACAGATAATAACTCTGTCGATATGATCAGCGACGCTCGAAACAATACCTTGACCCTGAACAGCCTTGATTATATACTTGAACAAGATCCTGCTCCTCTTCAGACATTCGCTGCTCTTCATGACTTCTCTGGTGAGAATATTGCCTTCCTGGTGAGCGTGTCTCATTGGAAAAGTTCGCTACAGCAGGCCATTCGGAATAGCACTACCCCTGGGGGTGACTGCTTCACGGGGTTGATTCGTGAGCATTTTAACCGAGCCCTACGTATATACGTCGATTTCATCAGCGTTTACCATGCTGAGTTTCCTGTGAATATCTCTTCCAAAGACCTTAAAAGACTCGAAGCCGTTTTTGAGGGACCCACCCGTGCTCTGTACGGAGATATGCGTGATGTTGATCCTGCCACGCCATTCGAGGCATCTGATAACTCCTCCAAGGCACGTTTATCGCCGGCGTCATTAGAAGGTGCCGAACAGGTGAGCCAGGTAACCAACATTTTCTATACGGGGGATGTCCCGGAGACATTCAGCACGACAATATTCGATGACGCGCAGGATAGTATCAAGTATCTTGTACTCACCAACACATGGCCTAAATTTGTCAGGACCCTTCAGAGTTTGGCAGATTCGTCTGATATAGTTGGGATTGACATGAAGACTGTCTAA
- a CDS encoding uncharacterized protein (predicted protein) yields MRTIVVDHREHRKWRVRHGYIAGHGLAPKAAQGIRQWSSKWLCSFYKQRRMSICDIQATRSKGSPTLSRGKLNVQCYGSAVDTSAEQIGCSLDNVSVLEQKDYWQIAKPLVAELCSQWDQDYERAGCTVGALPHRAVYHGSTNPLDYVYAINSHLCDDHRSDQVNTRHVILFSAKRNFGAANPCLVAIECRNNQRRGSPTAATASKDLQDGVEELYPTSRPRFKEDGVTENSDTGPSEDDGAQSDAFLECHPNSELNTSPHPAADFSRMVRDGVARKLGSLPPLVDITTDEGEMSPSLGTPGTTGSAATCRDPLFVPPADQDLDILAAIPWNGNQMLPGAVSHAKTIGNWSSGAFQIPTLSDSDMLVDDCGAPDNLDQAMAHMSPLSATSGVIPGADTRLTPDKESPTSCTRTYESLDGRVNDATDLRDSLAQQWPDTDRIILHGSILAYADIEQILDELQNPQQLSIPTVDFLGDLFSYYRPSSQVYIADTAWPDRLHRGVLRPTPIPQILLLPTYLHGRWSLIEIQACSGAVIHYSFTAIGPGLHEMCDPCDPVYPACTSCRGAIEALSQHLRDMGKLSPEWKFYNRPITSTNGDDGTCLLWTIKQRVNNQSVQEEPSEDFRGSLNREIVARALHAAGESRLSLPSALSSSRRHPGVLPEKVQQRWSAVTGEWDIPIDLTRIRERIARMPLNSTVRIGSKQADRLLQLAFTIASPPVLVELRRQLLHLRQKQTAANCCFQRTPAGVFKAGIWHKDNKDTSRIGLALTCWYVHNHRQQRHQEGYPDPTAQTVVNICRQLPESTRDYHQVEERVKGWYKRAWPWNQLVRIASSPNVLCFLPQGVSFAGKGTISMTDYRSLKKAHYEAFEWASTELSSGQKRRSWQNRWILRNLIEPSICSLNNVSSNDFYRVT; encoded by the exons ATGCGTACCATAGTTGTCGACCACAGGGAGCATAGAAAATGGCGAGTGAGGCATGGGTATATAGCCGGCCATGGACTCGCTCCCAAAGCAGCGCAGGGAATACGTCAATGGTCTTCTAAATGGTTGTGTAGTTTCTACAAACAAAGGAGAATGTCAATCTGCGACATACAAGCAACCAGGTCAAAAGGGAGCCCCACATTATCAAGGGGAAAACTGAACGTCCAATGCTATGGATCGGCTGTGGACACGTCTGCTGAACAGATCGGCTGCAGCCTAGATAATGTGTCGGTTCTCGAGCAGAAGGATTACTGGCAGATCGCA AAACCATTGGTGGCTGAACTGTGTAGCCAATGGGACCAAGACTATGAACGAGCGGGTTGCACGGTGGGAGCATTG CCTCATCGGGCTGTCTACCACGGATCCACCAACCCGCTGGACTATGTCTACGCCATCAACAGTCATCTCTGTGACGATCATCGGTCTGACCAGGTTAATACAAGGCATGTGATTCTGTTCAGTGCTAAGAGGAAT TTCGGAGCTGCAAACCCCTGCTTGGTGGCAATTGAATGCCGCAACAACCAGCGGAGAG GTAGTCCCACAGCAGCCACTGCGTCCAAGGACCTGCAGGACGGAGTGGAGGAATTATACCCGACAAGCAGACCCCGCTTTAAGGAGGATGGGGTAACCGAGAACAGTGACACGGGTCCATCCGAAGACGATGGTGCACAAAGCGACGCATTTCTAGAATGCCATCCAAACAGTGAGCTCAACACCTCACCGCATCCCGCAGCGGACTTTTCTCGCATGGTGCGAGACGGTGTGGCTCGAAAGTTGGGATCACTGCCGCCTCTAGTCGATATTACGACCGATGAAGGAGAGATGTCGCCCAGTTTAGGTACACCCGGTACCACCGGCAGCGCTGCGACGTGCCGGGATCCATTGTTTGTGCCGCCCGCTGATCAAGACCTTGACATCCTAGCTGCGATTCCGTGGAATGGCAACCAGATGTTACCGGGTGCCGTATCACATGCCAAGACAATTGGGAATTGGTCCTCAGGTGCATTCCAGATCCCGACTTTGTCTGATTCCGACATGTTAGTTGATGATTGTGGCGCGCCTGACAATCTCGATCAGGCTATGGCCCATATGTCCCCCCTCTCAGCGACGAGCGGGGTTATTCCTGGTGCAGATACCCGCTTAACACCCGATAAAGAAAGTCCGACCAGCTGTACGCGCACCTATGAGAGCCTAGATGGTAGAGTGAATGATGCCACGGATCTACGAGATTCTCTTGCACAGCAATGGCCAGATACAGATCGTATCATACTGCATGGCAGCATATTGGCATACGCTGATATAGAACAAATCTTGGACGAGCTGCAGAATCCTCAGCAGCTATCAATTCCTACAGTTGACTTTCTAGGCGACCTTTTTTCATACTATCGACCCTCATCACAAGTATACATTGCTGATACGGCCTGGCCCGACCGTCTACATCGCGGCGTTCTCCGCCCAACACCAATCCCACAGATTCTATTGCTGCCCACCTATTTACATGGACGCTGGTCATTAATTGAAATTCAAGCCTGCTCTGGGGCTGTGATTCACTACTCCTTTACCGCAATCGGGCCAGGCCTACATGAGATGTGTGATCCTTGTGATCCTGTCTATCCTGCTTGTACCTCTTGCCGAGGCGCTATAGAGGCACTATCCCAACATCTGCGGGATATGGGTAAACTGTCCCCAGAGTGGAAATTTTATAACCGGCCGATTACCAGCACGAACGGAGATGACGGAACATGCCTGCTTTGGACAATAAAGCAGCGTGTCAACAACCAGTCCGTCCAAGAGGAACCGTCGGAGGATTTCCGGGGGAGCCTCAACCGTGAAATCGTAGCGCGGGCACTCCACGCCGCAGGGGAGTCTCGATTATCGTTACCCTCGGCACTGTCATCCTCCCGCAGACACCCCGGCGTCTTACCGGAGAAGGTGCAGCAACGCTGGTCTGCTGTCACAGGTGAATGGGACATTCCCATTGACCTCACTCGTATAAGGGAACGAATAGCCCGGATGCCTCTAAATAGCACAGTGCGCATCGGTAGCAAGCAGGCTGACCGGCTACTACAGTTGGCGTTTACTATCGCATCGCCGCCTGTTCTAGTAGAACTACGGCGTCAGTTACTCCATCTGCGCCAGAAGCAGACAGCAGCTAACTGCTGCTTCCAGCGTACCCCAGCTGGTGTATTCAAGGCCGGCATCTGGCACAAGGACAATAAGGACACATCCCGCATTGGCCTCGCGCTAACTTGCTGGTATGTCCACAACCACCGCCAGCAACGGCACCAGGAGGGCTATCCAGATCCGACCGCTCAGACTGTAGTAAATATCTGTCGCCAGCTCCCCGAGTCGACGCGTGATTACCACCAGGTCGAGGAGAGGGTAAAGGGTTGGTACAAGCGTGCATGGCCTTGGAACCAGCTGGTACGTATTGCCAGCTCACCCAATGTACTCTGCTTTCTACCCCAAGGTGTATCCTTTGCAGGAAAGGGTACAATCTCTATGACCGACTACCGGAGCCTTAAAAAAGCCCATTATGAGGCCTTTGAG TGGGCCAGTACAGAATTGAGCAGTGGACAGAAAAGGAGATCCTGGCAGAACCGCTGGATTCTGAGAAATTTGATCGAGCCTTCGATCTGCTCATTGAATAATGTATCGTCAAATGATTTCTATCGGGTGACCTAG